One segment of Paenibacillus pabuli DNA contains the following:
- a CDS encoding sugar phosphate isomerase/epimerase family protein: MKVGLSTYSLQQALDRKELTVPDAIRFIAEQGGEHVEIVPMGFSLIDNPELIDEIKNTAEEVGIDISNYAIGANFAVQEDADALEQEIQNVMRHVDVAAALGVKLMRHDVAFRPALEGTVAQFETDLPVLVKACQRIADYAAGFGITTSVENHGYYVQSSERIQRLVHETARENFKTTLDVGNFLCVDEDPVSAVKNNIPYASIVHAKDFYWRSSYRNPGEGWFQTSHGNYLRGAIVGHGDIDMPEVFRVLKQSGYDGYISVEFEGMENCQTASRIAMDNVRRLWEEA; this comes from the coding sequence ATGAAAGTTGGACTCAGTACGTATAGTCTGCAACAGGCACTGGATCGCAAAGAATTGACCGTGCCGGATGCCATCCGATTTATCGCCGAACAGGGCGGTGAACATGTGGAGATTGTGCCGATGGGATTCAGTTTGATCGACAATCCGGAGTTGATTGATGAAATTAAGAATACCGCAGAAGAAGTCGGAATCGACATTTCCAATTATGCCATTGGTGCAAATTTCGCTGTACAGGAGGATGCCGACGCACTGGAGCAAGAGATTCAAAATGTGATGCGACATGTGGACGTGGCAGCTGCGCTGGGTGTTAAGCTTATGCGTCATGATGTGGCTTTTCGCCCGGCCCTAGAAGGGACTGTAGCGCAGTTTGAGACGGACCTGCCGGTACTGGTGAAGGCCTGTCAGCGAATTGCCGATTATGCAGCAGGTTTCGGGATCACCACGAGTGTGGAGAATCACGGGTACTATGTGCAGTCCAGCGAGCGGATTCAGCGTTTGGTGCATGAGACGGCACGGGAAAATTTCAAAACCACGCTGGATGTCGGTAATTTCCTCTGTGTGGATGAAGATCCGGTGAGTGCCGTGAAAAACAACATTCCATACGCGTCGATTGTGCACGCCAAAGACTTCTACTGGAGATCTTCGTACCGCAATCCCGGTGAAGGCTGGTTCCAAACCTCGCACGGCAATTACCTGCGCGGTGCCATTGTAGGCCATGGCGATATCGACATGCCTGAGGTGTTCCGTGTACTGAAGCAATCAGGATATGACGGATATATTTCGGTTGAATTCGAGGGTATGGAAAATTGCCAAACCGCCTCACGCATTGCGATGGATAACGTTCGCCGCCTATGGGAAGAGGCATAG
- a CDS encoding Gfo/Idh/MocA family protein — protein MSKLKVAVIGAGSISDCHLQAYASNPDVEIYAICDLNEARAADMAKKYDATHVFTDYKELLALPEIHSVSICTWNDSHAEISIAALDAGKNVLCEKPLCQTVEDALEVEKAVHRSGKLLQVGFVRRYSDNAQILKKFIDAGELGEIYYAKASSLRRLGNPGGWFSDINRSGGGPLIDIGVHVIDICWYLMGRPKVKSVSANVSNRLGNRAHIKNLSFYKAADYDAEQNTVEDMANALIRFENGASLLVDVSFTLHAKADETSVKLYGDKGGAELEPEISIIGEKFNTILNMTPQVDFKSFDFMGSFRNEINHFIDSTQGRKETLSPVEDGVEVMKMLCAIYESAREGREISL, from the coding sequence ATGTCCAAATTGAAAGTCGCCGTCATCGGTGCCGGGTCAATATCTGATTGTCACTTGCAAGCCTATGCCAGTAACCCTGACGTTGAGATATACGCCATATGCGACCTGAACGAAGCACGTGCCGCAGACATGGCGAAAAAATATGATGCAACTCATGTATTCACCGATTACAAGGAACTGCTGGCCTTGCCCGAGATCCATTCTGTCAGCATCTGCACATGGAATGATTCCCATGCGGAGATCAGTATTGCTGCACTGGATGCGGGTAAAAACGTGCTGTGTGAAAAGCCGCTCTGCCAAACCGTAGAGGATGCACTCGAAGTGGAGAAAGCCGTTCATCGCAGCGGCAAGCTGCTGCAGGTCGGTTTTGTACGCCGCTATAGTGACAATGCGCAGATTCTGAAGAAGTTCATTGATGCGGGTGAGCTTGGCGAGATTTATTATGCCAAAGCATCTAGCTTGCGTCGCCTCGGAAACCCGGGCGGCTGGTTCTCGGATATCAACCGTTCCGGCGGCGGTCCACTGATTGATATTGGTGTACATGTCATCGATATTTGCTGGTATCTGATGGGCAGACCAAAGGTGAAATCCGTTTCTGCCAACGTGTCCAATCGACTTGGCAATCGTGCCCATATCAAAAATCTGTCATTTTACAAGGCCGCAGACTATGACGCTGAACAGAACACCGTCGAGGATATGGCGAATGCCCTGATTCGTTTCGAGAATGGTGCAAGCCTGCTTGTGGACGTCAGCTTCACGCTTCATGCGAAAGCAGATGAAACCTCGGTCAAACTATATGGTGATAAGGGCGGCGCCGAACTGGAGCCGGAAATCTCGATCATTGGCGAGAAGTTCAACACCATTTTGAACATGACCCCGCAGGTGGATTTCAAATCATTCGATTTTATGGGCTCGTTCCGCAATGAAATCAACCATTTTATCGACAGTACACAGGGCCGCAAGGAAACACTTAGTCCGGTAGAGGATGGCGTCGAAGTAATGAAAATGCTCTGCGCCATCTACGAGTCAGCACGCGAGGGCCGCGAAATTTCACTGTGA
- a CDS encoding alpha-L-fucosidase, protein MSETKDVVLEQEEQVVEAGVHNFSKEEEWVKPEDPLLLERLEWFKDQKLGLMMHWGPYSQLGLVESWALSDEDGDWSRDDIDWTDDMEDFKREYFDLNKTFNPIRFQPEEWAQMAADNGFKYFLFTTKHHDGFCMWDTHTTDYRITGKDTPFHTHKYADICRVLFDAFRAKGLGISAYFSKADWHTPYYWAPGMERGRHMWRGPSYDPHKYPWLWEKFVEFTHEQIMELLTNYGRIECLWLDAGWVREGRHGQDIRLGEVVERARQTTQPWLLSADRTVGGPYENIVTPEQTIPEHPMNIPWESCITVGNSFAFAFDDQYKSGRQLAHILLEVVSKGGNLALNVGPQPDGRLPKGAVRGIKALGEWLAIHGEGIYGTRICGPYFTKDWAFTQKEDINTVYAFRLYRNENEVVESQVIIPYLEKVERVELVGTNDVISYQQTESGLVVDLPPSAVSGAAPITHTFKLLTSG, encoded by the coding sequence ATGAGCGAAACCAAAGACGTGGTGCTGGAACAGGAAGAACAGGTCGTTGAAGCCGGGGTACACAATTTTAGCAAAGAGGAAGAATGGGTCAAACCGGAAGATCCGCTGCTCCTTGAGCGGCTGGAGTGGTTCAAGGACCAGAAGCTGGGGCTGATGATGCACTGGGGTCCCTATTCCCAGCTTGGACTTGTGGAGTCCTGGGCACTGAGCGATGAGGATGGCGATTGGTCGCGCGATGACATCGACTGGACAGATGACATGGAGGATTTCAAGCGGGAATATTTCGATCTGAACAAAACCTTTAACCCGATTCGCTTTCAACCTGAAGAATGGGCACAGATGGCAGCAGACAATGGCTTCAAATATTTCCTGTTCACCACCAAGCACCACGACGGTTTCTGCATGTGGGATACCCATACAACCGATTATCGGATCACGGGCAAGGATACCCCGTTTCATACCCATAAATATGCGGACATTTGCAGAGTACTGTTTGACGCTTTTCGGGCCAAAGGGCTTGGCATCTCGGCGTATTTCTCCAAAGCGGACTGGCATACCCCGTATTACTGGGCGCCGGGCATGGAGCGTGGACGTCATATGTGGCGCGGGCCATCGTATGATCCCCACAAGTATCCGTGGCTGTGGGAGAAGTTTGTGGAGTTCACACATGAGCAGATCATGGAGCTGCTGACGAATTACGGCCGGATCGAATGTCTGTGGCTGGATGCCGGTTGGGTACGTGAGGGTCGCCACGGCCAGGATATCCGGCTGGGAGAAGTTGTGGAGAGGGCACGTCAGACAACTCAGCCATGGCTTCTGTCAGCAGACCGCACCGTAGGTGGGCCATACGAGAATATTGTTACCCCAGAGCAGACCATCCCGGAACATCCGATGAATATCCCTTGGGAGAGCTGCATTACGGTGGGCAATTCCTTTGCCTTCGCATTCGATGACCAGTATAAATCGGGGAGACAGCTGGCACATATTTTGCTGGAAGTGGTGTCCAAGGGTGGCAACCTGGCGCTGAATGTTGGACCGCAGCCGGATGGTCGTCTTCCAAAAGGTGCAGTGAGAGGCATCAAGGCACTTGGTGAATGGCTCGCGATTCACGGAGAAGGCATCTATGGAACCCGGATCTGCGGACCTTACTTTACGAAGGATTGGGCCTTTACGCAGAAGGAAGATATCAACACCGTGTACGCCTTCCGTTTATACAGAAACGAGAATGAAGTAGTAGAATCACAAGTCATCATCCCTTATTTGGAAAAGGTAGAGCGAGTCGAACTTGTTGGTACCAATGACGTAATTTCGTATCAGCAGACAGAGAGTGGACTTGTTGTCGATCTGCCACCATCTGCTGTTTCTGGAGCAGCACCGATCACGCATACGTTCAAATTGTTAACAAGTGGGTAG
- a CDS encoding ABC transporter permease — protein sequence MSRATESIPASLELQQRNHVEPKRQHPFIKSLKKHWELYLLVLPPVLYLLIFKYIPMVGVQIAFKDFSVVKGIWGSPWVGFKHFEAFFESPNFWLLIKNTIGISFYSLIAGFPIPILLALALNEIRTGYFKKTVQMVTYAPHFISTVVMVSIIILMLSPHVGVVDKLFTLLGFPMTNFMGIPEYFKSIYVWSGVWQGMGYSSIIYIAALAGVDPSLYEAAKMDGASRLRKIWHIDLPTLVPVTVIMLILSLGSIMGVGFEKIYLMQNPLNTSASEVISTYVYKVGLIGANFSFSSAVGLFNSIINLILLIIVNGISRKVSQNSLW from the coding sequence ATGAGTCGAGCTACGGAAAGCATACCCGCCAGCCTGGAACTCCAGCAAAGGAACCATGTGGAGCCCAAAAGGCAGCATCCATTCATCAAAAGCCTCAAGAAGCATTGGGAGCTCTATCTGCTCGTTCTGCCTCCCGTGTTGTATCTGTTGATCTTCAAGTACATCCCTATGGTAGGGGTCCAGATTGCCTTTAAGGATTTTAGTGTAGTCAAAGGAATCTGGGGAAGTCCGTGGGTCGGATTCAAACACTTCGAGGCATTCTTCGAATCCCCGAACTTCTGGCTCCTGATCAAAAACACGATTGGCATCAGCTTTTACTCCCTGATTGCCGGGTTCCCCATTCCGATCCTGCTTGCGCTGGCGCTGAATGAGATCCGGACAGGTTACTTTAAGAAGACCGTCCAGATGGTCACCTATGCTCCGCATTTTATCTCCACGGTCGTGATGGTATCCATTATTATTCTGATGCTGTCCCCGCATGTGGGCGTAGTAGACAAGCTGTTCACACTGCTCGGCTTCCCGATGACCAACTTCATGGGCATCCCGGAATACTTCAAATCGATCTATGTCTGGTCTGGTGTATGGCAGGGCATGGGATATTCATCGATCATATACATCGCTGCCCTTGCTGGTGTTGATCCATCACTGTATGAAGCAGCAAAGATGGACGGCGCTTCAAGACTTCGGAAAATTTGGCATATTGACCTTCCGACGCTCGTTCCAGTCACCGTTATCATGCTGATTCTGAGTTTGGGCAGCATTATGGGCGTTGGCTTCGAAAAAATATATCTGATGCAGAATCCGCTCAACACAAGCGCTTCGGAGGTCATCTCCACGTATGTGTACAAGGTAGGTCTGATCGGTGCGAATTTCAGCTTCTCCTCGGCAGTAGGATTGTTCAACTCCATTATCAACCTGATCCTGCTGATCATCGTCAACGGCATTTCCCGCAAAGTATCCCAGAACAGCTTGTGGTAA
- a CDS encoding carbohydrate ABC transporter permease, with amino-acid sequence MFNLFNRNRIKDPLGDRIFMTLNYIFLFAILLTVFYPLLYIISSSFSSSRAVTSGQVWLFPVDFNIKAYISIFKSQQLMLGFYNTIIYTVVGTFINVALTVMLAYPLSRKSFYGRGVIIIFMMITMFFDGGLIPTYLLMKDLHLLDTRWAMWLPGALAVFQVIVARTFFQSSIPEELGEAAEMDGCRDIRYLISVVLPLSKPILAVMTLMYAVGHWNAYFDALIYLRSEKLFPLQYVLRNLLILNAADPAMLANTSQQMRDQGFEQVLKYALIVVASIPILIMYPFVQKHFVKGVMVGSLKG; translated from the coding sequence ATGTTCAACCTGTTTAATCGTAACCGGATCAAGGATCCACTCGGTGACCGCATCTTCATGACACTCAACTATATCTTTCTTTTCGCCATACTGTTAACGGTGTTTTACCCCCTTTTGTATATCATCAGCTCTTCATTCAGCTCTTCCCGAGCCGTTACATCCGGTCAGGTGTGGCTGTTCCCGGTGGACTTTAACATCAAGGCATACATTTCCATTTTTAAAAGCCAACAGCTTATGCTCGGTTTCTACAACACGATCATCTATACCGTGGTCGGCACATTCATTAACGTGGCACTGACCGTCATGCTGGCTTATCCTTTGTCACGCAAGTCGTTCTATGGACGAGGAGTCATTATCATTTTCATGATGATTACGATGTTCTTCGATGGCGGTCTGATTCCAACCTACCTCCTGATGAAGGATCTGCATCTGCTGGATACACGCTGGGCGATGTGGCTGCCAGGGGCGCTCGCGGTGTTCCAGGTTATCGTGGCGAGAACGTTCTTCCAGTCTTCCATCCCAGAGGAGCTGGGAGAGGCCGCGGAAATGGATGGATGCCGGGATATCCGATATTTGATCAGCGTTGTTCTTCCATTGTCGAAGCCCATACTGGCAGTCATGACACTCATGTATGCCGTAGGGCACTGGAATGCCTACTTTGATGCCCTGATCTATCTGCGTTCCGAAAAGTTGTTCCCGCTGCAATACGTACTGCGCAACCTGCTCATCCTGAATGCGGCTGATCCGGCGATGCTCGCCAACACCAGTCAACAGATGCGGGATCAGGGCTTCGAGCAGGTATTGAAATATGCACTAATCGTTGTCGCGAGTATTCCAATTTTAATCATGTATCCGTTTGTACAAAAGCATTTTGTCAAAGGGGTCATGGTTGGTTCCCTCAAGGGATAA
- a CDS encoding ABC transporter substrate-binding protein, translating to MRKSWISMLFLVFASMALLSACGSSEESGAGSDGSGESGGPVTMTFFAPQGKASMEENEFTQFIEDKFDVTLKWDLAPTDALQDRRQLLLASGDYPEVFLHGKFTTSDLQNYGKQGVFLPLQDLIKEYGPNLTKIMEEKPYFKEAITAPDGNIYALPIFNECYHCTYAQKYWINTEWLDNLGLKMPTTTDELYTVLKAFKEQDPNGNGKADEIPLTGAPNKYVWNGNIDAYLMNSFIYNDNDKYLIVNDGKVDFAANKEEWKKGLEYMHKLYAEGLIDPASFTQNDQAIGQLGNKEGDEVVGSITTALVSYLVNTYDKDITRHQHWEIVPPLKGPDGVQTTGATQSVGEFEFAITNKATEAQQIAAIKIVDYMFSEEGALYAEYGPTEGKGWKKADADEKNINGEPAKYSYYNLPERDPNVVVNESWSQIGAHDLSNTFRNLFAEGQNPLEAEGYGTRLAQATNVYEPYAPKEVYPANVFIRPEDTESAAQLTTAIKDYVQTNMAQFIIGSKSIDKEWDSYVKGFDGLGLSNYLEIYQRAIEKDQ from the coding sequence TTGAGAAAATCTTGGATTTCGATGTTGTTTCTGGTCTTTGCTTCGATGGCTTTGTTGTCCGCATGCGGTTCATCCGAAGAATCGGGTGCAGGTAGCGACGGTAGCGGCGAGAGCGGTGGCCCTGTAACAATGACTTTCTTTGCCCCGCAAGGCAAAGCGTCCATGGAAGAGAATGAGTTCACCCAATTTATCGAAGACAAGTTCGACGTTACCCTGAAATGGGATCTGGCCCCGACAGACGCATTGCAGGACCGCAGACAATTGCTGCTCGCCAGTGGTGATTATCCCGAAGTGTTCCTTCACGGCAAGTTCACCACCTCAGATCTTCAGAACTATGGAAAACAAGGCGTGTTCCTTCCGCTGCAGGATCTGATTAAGGAATATGGCCCGAATCTGACCAAGATCATGGAAGAGAAACCATATTTCAAAGAAGCGATTACAGCTCCGGACGGCAACATCTATGCCCTGCCAATCTTCAACGAATGTTACCACTGTACGTATGCCCAGAAGTACTGGATCAACACGGAATGGCTCGATAATCTGGGCCTGAAAATGCCAACAACGACGGATGAACTCTACACGGTGCTGAAGGCGTTCAAAGAGCAGGACCCCAACGGCAACGGCAAGGCCGATGAGATTCCACTCACTGGCGCACCGAACAAGTACGTATGGAACGGCAACATTGATGCCTACCTGATGAACAGCTTTATTTACAACGATAACGACAAGTACCTGATTGTGAATGATGGCAAGGTTGATTTTGCGGCAAACAAGGAAGAGTGGAAAAAGGGACTGGAGTACATGCACAAGCTGTACGCGGAAGGTCTGATTGATCCGGCTTCCTTTACGCAAAACGACCAAGCCATTGGACAGCTGGGCAATAAGGAAGGCGACGAAGTGGTCGGCTCCATTACGACGGCGCTAGTTAGCTATCTCGTGAACACTTATGACAAAGATATTACACGTCACCAGCATTGGGAGATCGTTCCCCCATTGAAAGGACCGGATGGCGTACAGACGACAGGTGCTACACAGAGCGTAGGCGAGTTTGAGTTTGCCATCACCAATAAGGCAACAGAAGCCCAGCAGATTGCGGCTATCAAAATTGTGGATTACATGTTCAGTGAAGAAGGTGCGCTGTACGCAGAGTATGGTCCGACGGAAGGCAAGGGATGGAAGAAGGCTGATGCAGATGAGAAAAACATTAATGGTGAGCCTGCCAAATACAGCTACTACAACCTGCCTGAACGGGACCCGAACGTCGTCGTTAACGAAAGCTGGTCGCAGATCGGAGCACATGACTTGTCCAACACGTTCCGCAACCTGTTTGCCGAAGGTCAAAATCCATTAGAGGCAGAAGGCTACGGTACCCGTCTGGCTCAAGCGACCAATGTGTATGAACCATATGCACCAAAAGAAGTATACCCGGCGAACGTATTTATTCGTCCGGAGGATACCGAATCGGCTGCACAGCTCACCACCGCAATCAAGGATTACGTGCAGACCAATATGGCGCAGTTCATTATCGGCAGCAAAAGCATCGATAAGGAATGGGATTCATATGTCAAAGGCTTCGATGGACTGGGACTCAGCAATTACCTTGAGATCTACCAGCGTGCAATTGAGAAGGATC